One Maribacter cobaltidurans genomic window carries:
- a CDS encoding DUF6702 family protein: MKHLKKALFLFLLPLLAFTVAHKFYISVTNVGYSEKDDALQIITRVFLDDMNAVLKERYGIQPKLGTKSESEMDREYFEKYLRSKFIVEIDGKTVPYTLLGKKYDTDMIICYLEVPKIDLPKVSTIAITNEMLMDMFDEQQNVVHFKIEGEKKSYVLIKSDTKGMLNL, from the coding sequence ATGAAACATTTGAAAAAAGCGCTCTTCCTTTTTCTTTTGCCACTTTTGGCCTTTACCGTGGCGCACAAATTCTATATTAGTGTCACCAATGTGGGATACTCTGAAAAGGACGATGCCCTGCAGATCATTACCCGTGTTTTTTTGGACGACATGAATGCGGTATTAAAGGAACGTTACGGTATTCAGCCCAAATTGGGAACCAAATCAGAATCTGAAATGGACCGCGAGTATTTTGAAAAGTACCTGCGCTCCAAGTTCATTGTTGAAATAGACGGCAAAACAGTGCCCTATACCCTATTGGGAAAAAAGTATGATACCGATATGATCATATGTTATTTGGAAGTACCCAAGATAGACCTCCCCAAGGTTTCAACCATTGCCATTACCAATGAAATGCTGATGGACATGTTCGATGAACAGCAGAACGTAGTCCACTTTAAGATCGAGGGTGAGAAAAAGAGTTATGTACTAATAAAATCCGATACTAAAGGAATGTTAAATTTATAA
- a CDS encoding carboxypeptidase-like regulatory domain-containing protein: MAKNLLSFLLFLSISYSFAQDDGRRIIYGHVLYKNVDVANEYVINSTSEEATVTDEEGEFAIRVKEGDELIFTAVNYQYQIVKITPEILEKNRVIVSVDEKITELDEVVVTPENEERYLQLKNEEFKQVEYEIDRSTEVENIALSQTDRGMQDGLNFVNIFKAIFKSKAEAPEKGPQVAVSDVLRRIYDTRFFVEDLKLTQSQIEPFLTYCDQKLPARSLLRKENEFQLIDSLVNLSKSFRETLDEE, from the coding sequence ATGGCCAAGAATCTACTCTCGTTCCTTTTGTTCCTTTCCATCTCCTATTCGTTTGCCCAAGATGATGGACGTAGAATTATTTATGGTCATGTGTTGTACAAAAATGTGGATGTGGCCAACGAATATGTAATCAATTCTACCAGTGAGGAAGCCACGGTGACAGATGAGGAAGGGGAATTTGCCATTCGTGTAAAAGAAGGCGATGAGCTGATCTTTACCGCCGTAAACTACCAATATCAAATTGTGAAAATCACTCCAGAAATTCTAGAGAAAAACAGGGTTATTGTAAGCGTGGACGAGAAAATTACGGAACTGGACGAGGTAGTGGTCACGCCAGAAAACGAAGAGCGCTATCTGCAATTGAAGAACGAGGAGTTCAAGCAGGTGGAATATGAAATCGATAGGTCCACGGAGGTGGAGAATATAGCCCTTTCCCAAACGGATAGGGGCATGCAGGACGGACTGAATTTCGTGAATATTTTTAAGGCCATTTTTAAATCGAAGGCAGAGGCACCGGAAAAGGGCCCACAAGTAGCGGTAAGCGATGTACTGAGAAGGATATATGACACTCGATTTTTTGTGGAGGACCTAAAGCTGACCCAAAGTCAGATAGAACCATTTTTGACTTATTGTGACCAAAAGCTACCGGCCAGGTCTTTATTAAGGAAGGAAAACGAGTTTCAGTTGATCGATTCCCTGGTGAATCTAAGTAAGTCTTTTCGGGAAACATTGGATGAGGAATAA